From the genome of Flavobacterium luteolum, one region includes:
- a CDS encoding TlpA family protein disulfide reductase — MKKHIFYFILTFLTVQMSFAANLSEYAVIRGTISIPDFKAKEVTLYNVEDGKPAVAATAKVNSLGEFGFMAPVSAAGFYYVDYGQFKSRNQLIRLYLEPKLDLNLVINKENYFLSGKNIGQNALVQKANEIYNDFAPFARLGGNVTYVEFYPFIDKGVAKADEFSKSIKTKDANFNKLLKLAVATDVEELTYTFFRMPRTAFPDKDDRPAVIKTWQTDKKFTDPDLLKLANGVSLMTNYFFYVSVNSGAAPKRIDLTESITHITDPALKDAYLREEVATSRMKIEEYEKIAPSIKPFMISDASKAFLVEYEKVLHKNVGQKGLDFTYNDINNKPVSFSDFKGKFVYIDLWATWCGPCKAEIPHMKKIEEDYHGKNIVFVSLSLDKPKDAQKWKDYVTKEQLKGIQLMADKDFSSDVAKNYDVNAIPRFLLFDPKGNIINADALRPSNPELREQLDKLLKG; from the coding sequence ATGAAAAAACACATTTTTTATTTCATTTTAACTTTCCTAACAGTTCAAATGAGTTTTGCTGCAAACCTTTCAGAATACGCAGTAATTAGAGGAACAATTTCAATTCCAGATTTCAAAGCAAAAGAAGTTACGCTTTACAATGTTGAAGATGGAAAGCCAGCCGTTGCGGCTACTGCAAAAGTCAATTCGCTGGGGGAATTCGGCTTTATGGCACCAGTTTCAGCTGCTGGCTTTTATTATGTAGATTATGGTCAATTTAAAAGCAGAAACCAATTAATTCGTTTGTATCTAGAACCTAAATTAGATCTTAATCTGGTTATCAATAAAGAAAATTATTTTTTAAGCGGAAAGAACATCGGACAAAATGCTTTGGTGCAAAAAGCAAACGAAATTTACAACGATTTTGCTCCTTTCGCTAGATTAGGAGGAAATGTAACCTATGTAGAATTTTACCCTTTCATTGATAAAGGAGTGGCTAAAGCAGATGAATTTTCAAAATCTATTAAAACAAAAGATGCCAATTTCAATAAATTATTAAAATTAGCTGTTGCAACAGATGTAGAAGAACTAACGTATACTTTTTTCAGAATGCCAAGAACTGCATTTCCTGACAAAGACGATCGTCCAGCAGTGATTAAAACATGGCAGACAGACAAGAAATTTACAGATCCAGATTTGTTAAAATTAGCAAATGGAGTTTCTTTAATGACAAATTATTTTTTCTACGTAAGCGTTAATAGCGGTGCGGCACCAAAACGCATAGATTTAACAGAATCGATTACGCATATTACTGATCCAGCTTTAAAGGATGCGTACCTTCGTGAAGAAGTGGCAACTTCAAGAATGAAAATTGAAGAATACGAAAAAATTGCGCCAAGCATTAAACCTTTCATGATTTCTGATGCGAGCAAAGCATTTTTAGTAGAATATGAAAAAGTATTGCATAAAAATGTAGGGCAGAAAGGTTTAGATTTTACATACAATGACATTAACAATAAACCAGTATCGTTTTCAGATTTTAAAGGTAAATTTGTGTACATCGATTTATGGGCAACTTGGTGCGGACCTTGTAAAGCTGAGATTCCTCACATGAAAAAAATCGAAGAAGATTATCACGGAAAAAATATTGTTTTTGTAAGCCTTTCGTTAGATAAACCAAAGGATGCACAAAAATGGAAAGATTATGTTACCAAAGAACAATTAAAAGGAATTCAGCTAATGGCTGATAAAGATTTTAGTTCTGATGTGGCTAAGAATTATGATGTAAATGCAATTCCGAGATTTTTATTGTTTGATCCAAAAGGAAATATTATCAATGCAGATGCACTTCGTCCGTCAAATCCAGAGTTGAGAGAGCAACTGGATAAATTATTGAAAGGTTAA
- a CDS encoding aspartyl protease family protein encodes MKKILFFLILIFGCKIHAQNNIQKSIKTFEKAFQNKSYAEIKDLLAPQFTVGVGDSSSNEFYLNGIFKAFPALDSIQIGKSVAIKNETFVLVDFCFNGKEKKPSQIVFNSENKILYVTFFDGLYKVDRHAAVKEVASIPFEIIENGIALKIKLNKADREFLMLFDTGADGMALNPDSAYKAGVVVTKSKSASVVGGSQQVQYSADNTIYIGDQVLKNQGLVIFPKHGVYDGLFGANLLRNFITSVNFDTMTIDLYNFGNFKYWGKAKPLVFDYKSGLPVVKMNLTFEDKKTVEGSFTFDTGAGYDLIAYGPFNHKNNLEASLKTEYSSVNYSLGKQTKIVGGAIPNVAINGNNFPNVTIALQEYDEANKNWAFADGSLGIDLIRRFNFTINLLDKTVYLEPNKSFKKASSIYLSGLILDFDENQNLLVKRIIDQENEDLKKVKIGAKVTQINDFEAKDLLNPENLKKLKETKESKDFIIEQGDQSMRISI; translated from the coding sequence ATGAAAAAGATACTATTCTTTTTAATATTGATTTTTGGCTGTAAAATTCATGCTCAAAACAACATTCAGAAATCTATTAAAACTTTCGAAAAAGCTTTTCAGAACAAGAGTTATGCTGAAATTAAAGATCTTCTGGCGCCGCAATTTACTGTTGGCGTTGGAGATTCTTCTTCAAACGAATTTTATCTGAATGGTATTTTTAAAGCATTTCCAGCTTTAGATTCTATTCAGATTGGAAAATCTGTGGCGATTAAAAATGAAACATTTGTCTTGGTAGATTTCTGTTTTAATGGAAAAGAAAAAAAGCCGTCTCAAATTGTTTTCAACTCAGAAAATAAAATACTGTACGTGACTTTTTTCGATGGTTTATATAAAGTGGATCGACATGCAGCAGTAAAAGAAGTAGCAAGCATTCCATTTGAAATTATCGAAAACGGAATCGCTCTTAAAATAAAATTAAACAAAGCCGATCGTGAGTTTTTAATGCTCTTTGATACGGGTGCCGACGGAATGGCGCTCAATCCAGATAGTGCATACAAAGCTGGCGTTGTCGTTACCAAAAGCAAATCGGCTTCTGTAGTTGGCGGAAGTCAGCAAGTGCAGTATTCGGCAGACAATACCATTTATATTGGCGATCAGGTTCTGAAAAATCAAGGCTTGGTTATTTTTCCGAAACATGGGGTTTACGACGGATTGTTTGGTGCAAACCTGCTTCGCAATTTTATCACTTCTGTCAATTTTGATACGATGACGATTGACTTGTACAATTTCGGAAATTTTAAGTATTGGGGAAAAGCAAAACCATTAGTTTTTGATTATAAATCGGGACTTCCGGTAGTAAAAATGAATCTGACTTTTGAGGATAAAAAAACAGTCGAAGGCAGTTTCACTTTTGATACTGGAGCAGGTTACGATTTAATTGCTTATGGACCTTTTAATCATAAAAATAATCTCGAAGCAAGCTTAAAAACCGAATATTCGTCAGTCAATTATAGTTTGGGAAAACAAACCAAAATTGTGGGAGGAGCCATTCCAAATGTTGCCATAAACGGGAACAATTTTCCCAACGTAACAATTGCCTTGCAAGAATATGACGAAGCTAATAAAAACTGGGCTTTCGCCGATGGTTCTCTTGGAATTGACTTGATCAGACGATTCAATTTTACAATCAATTTATTGGATAAAACCGTTTATCTCGAACCTAATAAAAGTTTCAAAAAAGCGTCTTCTATCTATTTGAGCGGACTTATTTTAGATTTTGACGAAAACCAGAATCTTCTAGTAAAAAGAATTATCGATCAGGAAAATGAAGATTTGAAGAAAGTCAAAATTGGCGCAAAAGTCACACAAATCAATGATTTTGAAGCCAAAGATTTATTGAATCCTGAAAATCTTAAAAAGCTGAAAGAAACTAAAGAAAGCAAAGATTTTATTATCGAACAAGGCGATCAATCCATGAGAATTTCAATTTAA
- a CDS encoding thioredoxin family protein, which produces MNRFIKIASAVLLLACPSIALKAQAQSTQESWEQAKKQAQTEKKLIFVDLYFTGCMPCAQMDKEVFPDPKVASVLNADFVTFKSDILKEEIGKKLCMKYGVTGFPTFLLMNGDGKIIDIAGGFHNVEQFTALLQNAKDAAKKGIFKKYSPEINENDYPDFYKQAYLNGKRNVPFEVIDTYLKSKDPSDEISFVIVTGLRVGKQYDDAFLFNSKKLAKDYGTWNVTTHVFSILQRKKKEFEKKNDLKGFTELVNESKELYTPEEFTKYSGILLKDFGVEKVVVNPSASHK; this is translated from the coding sequence ATGAATCGATTTATTAAAATCGCAAGCGCAGTTTTGCTGCTTGCCTGTCCATCTATTGCCTTAAAAGCACAAGCGCAATCCACTCAAGAAAGCTGGGAACAAGCTAAAAAACAAGCACAAACAGAGAAAAAATTAATCTTTGTCGATTTGTATTTTACAGGCTGTATGCCATGCGCACAAATGGACAAAGAAGTATTTCCAGATCCAAAAGTTGCTTCGGTTTTAAATGCTGATTTTGTCACTTTCAAATCAGATATTTTGAAAGAAGAAATCGGTAAAAAGCTATGCATGAAATATGGCGTTACTGGTTTTCCAACTTTTTTATTGATGAATGGCGACGGAAAAATAATTGACATTGCAGGCGGTTTTCACAACGTAGAGCAATTTACAGCCTTACTTCAAAACGCAAAAGACGCAGCCAAAAAAGGAATATTCAAAAAGTATAGTCCTGAAATCAATGAAAATGATTATCCTGATTTTTACAAACAAGCGTATTTAAACGGAAAAAGAAATGTTCCTTTTGAGGTTATCGATACATATTTAAAATCTAAAGATCCTTCTGATGAAATTTCTTTTGTAATTGTTACTGGATTGCGAGTTGGAAAACAATATGATGATGCATTTCTTTTCAATAGTAAAAAACTGGCGAAAGATTACGGAACATGGAATGTGACAACACACGTATTTTCCATTTTACAGCGCAAGAAAAAAGAATTCGAAAAAAAGAACGATTTAAAAGGATTTACAGAATTAGTAAATGAATCTAAAGAACTCTATACGCCAGAAGAATTCACAAAATATTCGGGTATTTTACTGAAAGATTTTGGAGTAGAAAAAGTGGTAGTTAATCCGTCGGCTTCACACAAGTAA
- a CDS encoding PKD-like family lipoprotein — translation MFKNIKIQLAVLGLLLLAYGCVSDEGNYDYNAINEFNVTGIEKEYTVYTGDYFKITPELNPTLDDGADFDRYEYKWVALNPGKLAIEARTTIATTKNLDGILKLPPAKYELYYFIKDKVTGINWQQPIITLNVVSSIYEGWLVVGDADGKARLDMVSIIPGIPQPRIINDVLDAAGSALKLKGKAVDVETFSGPLPGSVIYGIYVTASESGTARLEPDSFEWNQTMNIAYETVGGSFPTNFAVDFMKCPIGSENLLYKDGDIYYYNRALQIRYGLPQNKVDLETKTFYAAPFIAEGSSAGTPVFFDVEKHRFLRYSTSKGICSAMPPVTASATVLDWNNTNCELVYMTTSNFNLNESFAVLKNISTGKFYLLRFNSSTVQTYYKEMLNAPDLDKATKFAVSPDAGYLFYTVGNKVYEYDSGTQSAKLMLDKGSEEITYLGFSKRGKKEIISKLIVGSYSTTGKLELYTVPPVNGNLILENSYSGLCKIVDVAYRVR, via the coding sequence ATGTTTAAAAATATAAAAATACAGTTAGCTGTACTAGGACTTCTCTTATTAGCTTACGGCTGTGTAAGTGATGAAGGAAATTACGATTATAATGCTATAAATGAGTTTAATGTAACAGGAATTGAAAAAGAATATACCGTTTACACGGGAGATTATTTTAAGATTACTCCAGAACTAAATCCGACTCTAGATGATGGAGCAGATTTTGATCGTTATGAATATAAATGGGTTGCATTAAATCCTGGGAAATTGGCCATCGAAGCTAGAACGACTATTGCTACAACCAAAAACTTGGATGGTATTTTAAAATTACCGCCAGCTAAATATGAGTTATATTATTTTATTAAGGATAAAGTAACCGGAATTAATTGGCAGCAGCCTATCATTACCTTAAATGTGGTTTCTTCTATTTATGAAGGCTGGCTGGTTGTTGGAGATGCAGATGGAAAAGCTCGATTGGATATGGTTTCGATAATTCCAGGAATTCCGCAACCGCGTATTATAAATGATGTATTAGATGCGGCTGGATCTGCATTAAAATTAAAAGGAAAAGCTGTAGATGTAGAAACTTTTAGCGGGCCTTTGCCAGGAAGTGTTATTTATGGAATCTATGTAACAGCATCAGAATCTGGAACAGCAAGATTAGAACCCGATTCTTTTGAATGGAATCAGACCATGAATATTGCATACGAAACTGTTGGTGGAAGTTTTCCAACAAATTTTGCAGTAGATTTTATGAAATGCCCTATCGGATCAGAAAATTTACTGTATAAAGATGGTGATATTTATTATTACAATAGAGCACTACAAATTAGATATGGATTGCCGCAAAATAAAGTAGATCTTGAAACTAAAACTTTCTATGCAGCTCCTTTTATCGCAGAAGGTTCGTCAGCAGGAACTCCTGTCTTTTTTGATGTCGAAAAACATCGTTTTCTGCGTTACAGCACTTCAAAAGGAATTTGTTCGGCAATGCCTCCTGTTACAGCTTCTGCAACAGTATTAGATTGGAACAATACAAACTGTGAGCTGGTTTATATGACCACATCAAATTTTAATTTGAACGAAAGCTTTGCCGTATTAAAGAATATTTCAACAGGTAAATTCTATTTGCTTCGTTTTAATTCAAGTACGGTACAAACCTATTATAAAGAAATGCTGAATGCTCCAGATTTAGACAAAGCAACAAAATTTGCCGTAAGTCCAGATGCAGGATATTTGTTTTATACAGTTGGCAACAAAGTCTATGAATATGACAGCGGCACACAATCTGCAAAATTAATGTTAGATAAAGGCAGTGAAGAAATTACTTATCTAGGTTTCAGCAAAAGAGGGAAAAAAGAGATTATCAGTAAATTAATTGTCGGTTCGTACAGTACAACAGGAAAATTAGAATTGTACACCGTGCCGCCTGTAAACGGAAATTTAATTTTGGAAAACAGTTATTCAGGATTATGCAAAATTGTTGATGTTGCATATCGTGTGAGATAA
- a CDS encoding DUF4843 domain-containing protein codes for MKKILILSITFLSLLGLTSCDKEEIEVYSDTDNIYFSRAIFPEYKNGPLIDSTGFSFGLDKAAVVERIYPLEIRVQGKVSDVDRAVKLTVDPTSTAVLGTHFILPENIVMHAGKELDTVFIRVLRTPDMKDKDLTMVLNLEENEFFTTNMQSKVTNVLTGKTRSYIRFKLSFNDKLSTPIGWQAVFGVFTAKKFFLMCELMNLEPEMFNQTPGSPGLSIPETLYYASFMKRYLADQKANGNTIYEEDGKEMLFP; via the coding sequence ATGAAAAAAATATTGATTTTAAGTATCACTTTTCTATCGCTGTTAGGATTGACATCATGTGATAAAGAAGAAATTGAAGTTTACTCAGATACAGATAACATTTATTTCTCGCGTGCTATATTTCCAGAATATAAAAACGGACCGCTTATAGACAGTACAGGCTTTAGTTTTGGTTTGGATAAAGCAGCCGTTGTAGAAAGAATTTATCCTCTTGAGATACGTGTGCAAGGAAAAGTAAGCGATGTAGATCGTGCTGTTAAACTTACAGTTGACCCAACAAGTACAGCTGTTTTAGGCACTCATTTTATATTGCCAGAAAATATTGTAATGCATGCAGGGAAAGAATTAGACACTGTTTTTATCAGAGTGCTTAGAACCCCTGATATGAAAGATAAAGATCTGACAATGGTATTAAATCTGGAAGAAAATGAATTTTTTACCACCAACATGCAATCTAAGGTAACGAATGTTCTTACTGGGAAAACTAGAAGCTATATTCGTTTTAAATTGTCATTTAATGACAAATTATCAACACCAATTGGATGGCAGGCTGTATTTGGCGTATTTACCGCAAAAAAATTCTTTTTAATGTGCGAGCTTATGAATCTTGAACCAGAAATGTTCAATCAGACTCCTGGCTCACCAGGGCTCTCAATTCCTGAAACGCTCTATTATGCAAGTTTTATGAAACGTTATCTCGCCGATCAGAAAGCCAATGGCAATACTATTTATGAGGAAGACGGAAAAGAAATGTTATTTCCATAA
- a CDS encoding RagB/SusD family nutrient uptake outer membrane protein, with amino-acid sequence MNKYLYKITILLLASLTVISCSDFLDVVPQDKILEDQAYSSEAGVQNVHNGLYLQLASNSLYGRQLTMDAVEILGQQYNMSGSHVKNKISTYSYEETISKTAFAGIWESAFTTVLSANKFIESIEEHPEVISAEKTAILKGEAIAIRAMIHFDMLRMYGPIYKVAPADPSIPYYDAAVTVNKPLLPAQDVIAKIIADLDAAIVLLAKDPILTTGKYTGSTEFDSNPYYSVNRGQRMNILAVKCLKARVLLYAGDKTGAYAVATEVINFVKGQPVITWTPFLEATNTSNPDRIFSSENFFALSDQTLYLKQKALFDSSLDDFNIYAPMLSRINAVFESNDNDYRSLPSWKIPISGGKTQKTFFKYEDVTDKTKLFRFQIPMFKLSELYLIAAETAPVPADGIAFLNTLRFNRGLTNLAASAVLATEITKEYRKEFIGEGQLFFYYKRINSTAIPNGSASSGNVTMNAVKYVVPLPDSEVNFQN; translated from the coding sequence ATGAACAAGTATTTATATAAAATTACAATCCTTTTGCTTGCATCTTTAACTGTAATAAGCTGCAGTGATTTTTTGGATGTTGTGCCACAAGATAAAATTTTAGAAGATCAGGCTTACAGCTCGGAGGCAGGTGTGCAGAATGTGCATAACGGGCTTTATCTTCAATTGGCATCAAATAGTCTTTACGGTAGACAGCTCACAATGGATGCTGTAGAAATCTTAGGGCAGCAGTATAATATGTCAGGATCGCATGTTAAAAACAAAATATCGACGTACTCGTATGAAGAAACAATTTCTAAAACTGCTTTTGCTGGAATTTGGGAAAGTGCATTTACAACCGTTTTGTCTGCAAATAAATTTATAGAGAGTATTGAGGAACATCCTGAAGTTATTTCAGCAGAAAAAACAGCTATTTTAAAAGGAGAAGCAATCGCCATTCGTGCAATGATACATTTTGACATGTTAAGAATGTACGGGCCAATTTACAAAGTAGCGCCAGCAGATCCATCAATACCTTATTATGATGCTGCCGTAACTGTAAATAAACCGCTTTTGCCAGCTCAAGATGTTATTGCCAAAATCATAGCCGATTTAGATGCTGCAATTGTACTTTTAGCAAAAGATCCCATATTGACTACAGGAAAATATACGGGTTCTACGGAATTTGATTCGAATCCGTATTATTCTGTAAATCGCGGACAAAGGATGAATATATTGGCGGTAAAATGTTTAAAAGCAAGAGTTCTGTTATACGCTGGAGATAAAACGGGAGCTTATGCTGTAGCAACTGAAGTTATAAATTTCGTAAAAGGACAGCCTGTTATTACTTGGACTCCATTCTTGGAAGCTACTAATACTTCTAATCCAGATCGTATTTTTTCTTCAGAAAACTTCTTTGCTCTTAGCGATCAAACTTTATACCTAAAACAAAAAGCACTTTTTGATTCAAGTTTAGATGATTTTAATATTTATGCTCCAATGTTGAGCAGAATAAATGCTGTTTTTGAGTCCAATGATAATGATTATAGAAGTTTGCCAAGCTGGAAAATTCCAATTTCGGGAGGAAAAACCCAGAAGACATTTTTTAAGTATGAAGATGTAACAGACAAAACGAAACTTTTCCGTTTTCAGATTCCGATGTTCAAACTTTCAGAACTGTATCTTATTGCAGCAGAAACAGCACCAGTTCCAGCAGACGGTATTGCTTTTTTAAACACACTTCGATTTAATCGAGGTCTGACCAATTTGGCCGCTAGTGCAGTGTTAGCTACAGAAATTACAAAAGAGTATAGAAAAGAATTTATTGGCGAAGGGCAATTGTTCTTCTATTACAAAAGAATCAATTCTACTGCAATTCCAAATGGTTCTGCTTCTTCAGGAAATGTTACCATGAATGCAGTTAAATACGTGGTGCCATTGCCAGACAGTGAAGTTAATTTTCAAAACTAA